One stretch of Cellulomonas wangsupingiae DNA includes these proteins:
- a CDS encoding glycoside hydrolase family 9 protein — translation MPRTPTRRAQSRALWAGAAVVAVVAGAVTLPAQDAQAAPAYNYAEALQKSMFFYQAQRSGDLPADYPVSWRGDSALDDGKDVGKDLTGGWYDAGDHVKFGLPMAFTATMLAWGAIESPAGYTQAGQTDELRDNLRAVNDYFVKAHTAPDELYVQVGKGDDDHKWWGPAEAMTMARPAYKITAACPGSDAAAETAAAMASASIVFQGSDAAYSATLLTHAKQLYSFADTYRGKYSDCVTDAQSFYKSWSGYQDELVWGAYWLYKATGDATYLAKAEAEYDKLSNENQTSTKSYKWTVAWDDKSYATYALLAMETGKQKYVDDANRWLDYWTVGVNGARVNYSPGGMAVLDSWGALRYAANTSFVALVYSDWLTDTTRKARYHDFGVRQIHYALGDNPRKSSYVVGFGANPPKNPHHRTAHGSWLDSLKDPVETRHVLYGALVGGPGSANDAYTDDRGDYVANEVATDYNAGFTGALAYLAAEYGGTPLASFPQPEEPDQDELFVEAKLNQPAGGTFTEVKAIIRNRSAFPARSLTNASIRYWFTLDAGVPASAVTVSTNYSECGTTPAKVVHAGGSLYYAELSCAGQNIHPGGQSQHRREIQFRVAGAAGWDATNDPSFVGLPATGDPVKTTGITLHEAGTRVWGTVPDGTGPTPTPTVSPTPSVSPTPTVSPTPSVSPTPSVSPTPTPGSGPAACAVTYSANSWSSGFTASLRLKNNGSTSLTWSLAFDLTAGQKVQQGWSATWSQTGTRVTATGSAWNATLAPGASVDLGFNGSHTGQNPAPTSFTVNGATCAAG, via the coding sequence ATGCCACGCACCCCCACCCGCCGCGCGCAGAGCCGCGCGCTGTGGGCCGGAGCCGCCGTCGTCGCGGTCGTCGCCGGAGCCGTCACGCTGCCTGCGCAGGACGCCCAGGCCGCCCCCGCGTACAACTACGCCGAGGCGCTGCAGAAGTCGATGTTCTTCTACCAGGCGCAGCGCTCGGGCGACCTGCCGGCCGACTACCCCGTCTCGTGGCGCGGCGACTCCGCCCTCGACGACGGCAAGGACGTCGGCAAGGACCTGACCGGCGGCTGGTACGACGCCGGCGACCACGTGAAGTTCGGCCTGCCGATGGCCTTCACCGCGACGATGCTGGCGTGGGGCGCCATCGAGAGTCCCGCCGGGTACACGCAGGCGGGCCAGACCGACGAGCTGCGGGACAACCTGCGCGCCGTCAACGACTACTTCGTCAAGGCGCACACGGCACCCGACGAGCTGTACGTGCAGGTCGGCAAGGGCGACGACGACCACAAGTGGTGGGGCCCCGCCGAGGCGATGACGATGGCCCGACCGGCGTACAAGATCACCGCCGCGTGCCCCGGGTCCGACGCCGCAGCCGAGACGGCGGCCGCCATGGCCTCCGCGTCCATCGTCTTCCAGGGGTCCGACGCCGCCTACTCCGCGACGCTCCTGACGCACGCGAAGCAGCTCTACTCGTTCGCCGACACGTACCGCGGCAAGTACTCCGACTGCGTGACCGACGCGCAGTCGTTCTACAAGTCGTGGTCCGGCTACCAGGACGAGCTCGTCTGGGGCGCGTACTGGCTCTACAAGGCCACCGGCGACGCGACGTACCTGGCCAAGGCCGAGGCGGAGTACGACAAGCTCAGCAACGAGAACCAGACGTCGACCAAGTCGTACAAGTGGACCGTGGCCTGGGACGACAAGTCGTACGCGACGTACGCGCTGCTCGCGATGGAGACGGGCAAGCAGAAGTACGTGGACGACGCGAACCGCTGGCTCGACTACTGGACCGTGGGCGTCAACGGCGCGCGCGTGAACTACTCCCCCGGCGGCATGGCCGTCCTCGACTCGTGGGGTGCGCTGCGGTACGCCGCCAACACGTCGTTCGTCGCCCTGGTCTACAGCGACTGGCTCACCGACACCACGCGCAAGGCCAGGTACCACGACTTCGGCGTCCGGCAGATCCACTACGCGCTGGGCGACAACCCCCGCAAGTCCTCGTACGTCGTGGGCTTCGGTGCCAACCCGCCGAAGAACCCGCACCACCGCACGGCCCACGGGTCCTGGCTGGACTCGCTGAAGGACCCGGTCGAGACGCGGCACGTGCTGTACGGCGCGCTCGTGGGCGGGCCCGGCTCGGCCAACGACGCCTACACCGACGACCGCGGGGACTACGTCGCCAACGAGGTGGCCACCGACTACAACGCCGGGTTCACCGGTGCGCTGGCGTACCTGGCGGCCGAGTACGGGGGCACGCCGCTCGCGTCCTTCCCCCAGCCGGAGGAGCCGGACCAGGACGAGCTGTTCGTCGAGGCCAAGCTCAACCAGCCCGCGGGCGGCACGTTCACCGAGGTCAAGGCGATCATCCGCAACCGGTCGGCGTTCCCGGCCCGCTCGCTGACGAACGCGTCGATCCGGTACTGGTTCACGCTGGACGCCGGCGTGCCCGCGTCGGCCGTGACCGTGTCGACCAACTACAGCGAGTGCGGCACGACGCCCGCGAAGGTGGTCCACGCCGGCGGCAGCCTGTACTACGCCGAGCTGAGCTGCGCGGGGCAGAACATCCACCCCGGTGGGCAGTCGCAGCACCGGCGTGAGATCCAGTTCCGGGTGGCCGGCGCCGCCGGGTGGGACGCGACGAACGACCCGTCGTTCGTCGGCCTGCCGGCCACGGGGGACCCGGTCAAGACGACGGGGATCACGCTGCACGAGGCCGGCACCCGCGTCTGGGGCACCGTCCCGGACGGGACGGGGCCGACGCCCACGCCGACGGTGTCGCCGACGCCGTCCGTGTCGCCCACGCCGACGGTGTCGCCGACGCCCAGCGTGTCGCCGACGCCCAGCGTGTCGCCGACGCCCACGCCCGGCTCCGGCCCGGCGGCGTGCGCCGTGACGTACTCGGCGAACAGCTGGAGCTCGGGCTTCACCGCGTCGCTCCGGCTGAAGAACAACGGCTCGACGAGCCTGACCTGGTCCCTGGCGTTCGACCTCACGGCCGGGCAGAAGGTGCAGCAGGGCTGGAGCGCGACCTGGTCGCAGACGGGCACGAGGGTCACGGCCACCGGCTCGGCGTGGAACGCCACGCTGGCGCCCGGCGCGTCGGTCGACCTCGGTTTCAACGGCTCGCACACGGGCCAGAACCCGGCCCCGACGTCGTTCACGGTGAACGGCGCCACCTGCGCGGCCGGGTGA
- a CDS encoding class E sortase, with the protein MTTPRVVLPPAHARTSRPRRGASVAYGAIGVLGELLITLGVLLLGFLVWQLWWTDVEGDRAQAEIVRDLGAPTATVERDDGVAEPQPGEPPVLAEPAHAASFATLTVPRWVGEPARPISQGTDRRTVLDVLGIGHYEGTAMPGGVGNLALAGHRVTFGKPFNRIEELQVGDPLVVWTTDAWYVYRVTSTEVVLPKDVRVIAPVPNEPGVAPTERFITLTTCHPMFSARERYVVHGVFEYWAATADGTPAELLG; encoded by the coding sequence GTGACCACGCCGCGCGTGGTGCTCCCGCCGGCGCACGCCCGCACGTCGCGCCCGCGCCGGGGTGCGTCGGTCGCGTACGGCGCGATCGGGGTGCTGGGCGAGCTGCTCATCACGCTCGGCGTGCTGCTGCTGGGGTTCCTCGTGTGGCAGCTGTGGTGGACCGACGTCGAGGGGGACCGCGCGCAGGCGGAGATCGTGCGGGACCTCGGCGCGCCGACGGCCACCGTGGAGCGCGACGACGGCGTGGCCGAGCCGCAGCCCGGCGAGCCGCCCGTGCTCGCGGAGCCGGCGCACGCCGCGTCCTTCGCGACGCTGACCGTGCCGCGCTGGGTGGGCGAGCCGGCGCGCCCCATCAGCCAGGGGACGGACCGCCGCACCGTGCTCGACGTGCTCGGCATCGGCCACTACGAGGGCACGGCCATGCCGGGCGGCGTCGGCAACCTCGCGCTCGCCGGTCACCGCGTGACGTTCGGCAAGCCGTTCAACCGCATCGAGGAGCTGCAGGTCGGCGACCCGCTCGTCGTGTGGACCACCGACGCCTGGTACGTGTACCGGGTGACGTCGACGGAGGTCGTCCTGCCGAAGGACGTGCGCGTGATCGCGCCGGTGCCCAACGAGCCGGGCGTCGCACCGACGGAGCGGTTCATCACCCTGACGACGTGCCACCCGATGTTCTCGGCGCGCGAGCGGTACGTCGTCCACGGCGTCTTCGAGTACTGGGCGGCGACGGCCGACGGCACGCCCGCCGAGCTGCTCGGGTGA
- the gyrA gene encoding DNA gyrase subunit A: MTETPGEIEHGRIDQVDLQLEMQRSYLDYAMAVIVGRALPDVRDGLKPVHRRVIYAMYDGGYRPDRQFSKCSRVVGDVMGKYHPHGDTAIYDALVRLVQDWSLRYPLASGQGNFGSPGDDPAAAPRYTETKMAPLAMEMVRDIDEDAVDFQDNYDGHTQEPSVLPSRFPNLLVNGSAGIAVGMATNIPPHNLREVAAGVQWHLDHPEASKEELLEALMARIKGPDFPTAATILGRRGIEDAYRTGRGSITMRAVVEVEEIQGRQCLVVSELPYQVNPDTLAKKIADLVKENRVQGIADIRDETSGRAGQRLVIVLKRDAVAKVVLNNLYKHTQLQDTFGANMLALVDGVPRTLSLDAFVRHWTSHQIDVIQRRTRYRLRKAEEDIHIYRGYLKALDALDEVIALIRRSPDAEQARNGLMELLEIDELQAQAILNLQLRRLAALQRQEILDKHAELEAVITELNAILASPERQRQIVSEELATIVEKFGDERRTHILPFDGEVSIEDLIAEEDVVVTITRGGYAKRTRVDAYRAQRRGGKGVRGAQLREDDIVDHFFVTTTHRWLLFFTNLGRVYRAKAYELPEAGRDAKGQHVANLLAFQPGEKIAQVLDLSDYQQAEHLVLATKRGLVKKTRLTEYDSNRSGGVIAINLREDDEGRPDELVAARLVDSHQDVILVSRQGQSVRFTASDDALRPMGRATSGVTGMKFRGDDDLLAMDVVREDAYLFTVTQGGIAKRTALTVDNYRQQGRGGLGIKVANLPEANGDLVGALVTDADDEVLVIMERGKIVRSSTSEVNATGRTTQGVIFAKPDANDRIIAVARNSERHLEDDGGTVGESVDNTDATDVPDPDGSVPDSGDRPAEDA, encoded by the coding sequence GTGACCGAGACCCCGGGCGAGATCGAGCACGGCCGCATCGACCAGGTGGACCTGCAGCTCGAGATGCAGCGTTCCTACCTGGACTACGCGATGGCCGTCATCGTGGGCCGTGCGTTGCCGGACGTGCGCGACGGCCTCAAGCCGGTGCACCGGCGCGTCATCTACGCGATGTACGACGGCGGCTACCGGCCCGACCGGCAGTTCTCCAAGTGCAGCCGCGTCGTCGGCGACGTCATGGGCAAGTACCACCCGCACGGTGACACGGCGATCTACGACGCCCTGGTGCGCCTCGTGCAGGACTGGTCGCTGCGCTACCCGCTGGCCTCCGGGCAGGGTAACTTCGGCTCCCCCGGCGACGACCCGGCGGCCGCCCCGCGGTACACCGAGACCAAGATGGCCCCGCTGGCCATGGAGATGGTCCGGGACATCGACGAGGACGCCGTCGACTTCCAGGACAACTACGACGGGCACACCCAGGAGCCCTCGGTCCTGCCGTCGCGCTTCCCGAACCTGCTGGTCAACGGCTCGGCGGGCATCGCCGTCGGCATGGCGACGAACATCCCGCCGCACAACCTGCGCGAGGTCGCCGCGGGTGTGCAGTGGCACCTGGACCACCCGGAGGCCTCCAAGGAGGAGCTCCTCGAGGCCCTCATGGCCCGGATCAAGGGCCCCGACTTCCCCACGGCCGCGACGATCCTGGGCCGCCGGGGCATCGAGGACGCGTACCGCACCGGCCGTGGGTCCATCACGATGCGCGCGGTCGTCGAGGTCGAGGAGATCCAGGGCCGGCAGTGCCTGGTCGTCTCCGAGCTGCCGTACCAGGTGAACCCCGACACGCTGGCGAAGAAGATCGCGGACCTCGTCAAGGAGAACCGCGTCCAGGGCATCGCGGACATCCGCGACGAGACCTCGGGCCGCGCGGGCCAGCGCCTCGTCATCGTGCTCAAGCGCGACGCCGTCGCCAAGGTCGTCCTCAACAACCTCTACAAGCACACGCAGCTGCAGGACACGTTCGGCGCGAACATGCTCGCGCTCGTCGACGGGGTCCCGCGCACGTTGAGCCTCGACGCCTTCGTCCGCCACTGGACGTCGCACCAGATCGACGTCATCCAGCGCCGCACGCGCTACCGCCTGCGCAAGGCGGAGGAGGACATCCACATCTACCGCGGGTACCTCAAGGCGCTCGACGCGCTCGACGAGGTCATCGCGCTGATCCGGCGCTCCCCCGACGCCGAGCAGGCCCGCAACGGCCTGATGGAGCTGCTCGAGATCGACGAGCTCCAGGCCCAGGCCATCCTCAACCTGCAGCTGCGCCGGCTCGCGGCGCTGCAGCGCCAGGAGATCCTCGACAAGCACGCCGAGCTCGAGGCCGTCATCACCGAGCTCAACGCGATCCTCGCGTCGCCGGAGCGTCAGCGGCAGATCGTCAGCGAGGAGCTCGCGACGATCGTCGAGAAGTTCGGCGACGAGCGGCGCACGCACATCCTCCCGTTCGACGGCGAGGTCTCGATCGAGGACCTCATCGCCGAGGAGGACGTGGTCGTGACGATCACGCGCGGCGGTTACGCCAAGCGCACGCGCGTCGACGCGTACCGGGCGCAGCGTCGCGGCGGCAAGGGCGTGCGCGGCGCCCAGCTGCGCGAGGACGACATCGTCGACCACTTCTTCGTCACGACGACGCACCGCTGGCTGCTGTTCTTCACCAACCTGGGCCGGGTGTACCGGGCCAAGGCGTACGAGCTGCCCGAGGCGGGCCGCGACGCGAAGGGTCAGCACGTCGCGAACCTGCTGGCCTTCCAGCCGGGCGAGAAGATCGCCCAGGTCCTGGACCTGAGCGACTACCAGCAGGCCGAGCACCTCGTGCTGGCGACCAAGCGCGGTCTGGTGAAGAAGACGCGCCTGACGGAGTACGACTCCAACCGCAGCGGCGGCGTCATCGCGATCAACCTGCGCGAGGACGACGAGGGCCGTCCCGACGAGCTGGTCGCGGCGCGCCTGGTCGACTCCCACCAGGATGTGATCCTCGTCTCACGCCAGGGCCAGTCGGTGCGCTTCACCGCGTCGGACGACGCGCTGCGTCCCATGGGGCGGGCCACCAGCGGCGTCACGGGCATGAAGTTCCGCGGCGACGACGACCTGCTCGCGATGGACGTCGTCCGTGAGGACGCCTACCTGTTCACCGTCACCCAGGGCGGCATCGCCAAGCGCACGGCCCTGACCGTCGACAACTACCGCCAGCAGGGACGCGGTGGCCTGGGGATCAAGGTCGCCAACCTCCCCGAGGCGAACGGCGACCTCGTGGGTGCGCTCGTCACCGACGCGGACGACGAGGTGCTGGTCATCATGGAGCGCGGGAAGATCGTGCGCTCCTCGACGTCGGAGGTGAACGCGACCGGTCGCACGACGCAGGGCGTCATCTTCGCCAAGCCCGACGCGAACGACCGGATCATCGCCGTCGCCCGGAACAGCGAACGACACCTCGAGGACGATGGCGGTACCGTGGGCGAGAGCGTCGACAACACCGACGCAACCGACGTACCGGACCCGGACGGGTCGGTGCCCGACAGCGGTGACCGGCCCGCGGAGGACGCATGA
- a CDS encoding GNAT family N-acetyltransferase, whose product MDDSPATQTSPAVPVTLTDEQVWPLTGLRVISGDLELRAPDDRMLLDLARLAAQGVHQPDYMPFLVPWTRGTPVQVARSVMTYQWGLRQRTTPWDWAIELAVVRDGEPLGTQGVYAKDFLVTRTAATGSWLGLRHQHGGVGTRMRLLVLHLLFEGFDARHATSSAFVDNPGSSGVSRKIGYRPNGILHQAREDGPIDSQLFVLDRADWDARPDELRLDVRIEGLGPVREQLGMV is encoded by the coding sequence ATGGACGACTCCCCCGCGACGCAGACCTCCCCGGCGGTGCCGGTGACGCTCACCGACGAGCAGGTCTGGCCGCTGACCGGGCTGCGCGTGATCAGCGGGGACCTCGAGCTGCGGGCGCCGGACGACCGGATGCTGCTCGACCTGGCCCGGCTCGCCGCCCAGGGTGTGCACCAGCCGGACTACATGCCCTTCCTGGTGCCGTGGACGCGCGGCACGCCGGTGCAGGTCGCCCGCAGCGTGATGACGTACCAGTGGGGCCTGCGCCAACGTACAACGCCGTGGGACTGGGCGATCGAGCTGGCCGTGGTGCGCGACGGTGAGCCGTTGGGGACGCAGGGCGTGTACGCCAAGGACTTCCTGGTGACGCGGACGGCCGCGACGGGCTCGTGGCTCGGTCTGCGGCACCAGCACGGCGGCGTGGGCACGCGGATGCGGCTGCTCGTCCTGCACCTGCTCTTCGAGGGGTTCGACGCCCGGCACGCGACCAGCTCGGCTTTCGTCGACAACCCCGGCTCCTCGGGCGTCAGCCGCAAGATCGGCTACCGGCCCAACGGCATCCTGCACCAGGCACGCGAGGACGGGCCGATCGACAGCCAGCTGTTCGTCCTCGACCGTGCCGACTGGGACGCCCGGCCGGACGAGCTGCGCCTCGACGTCCGGATCGAAGGACTCGGCCCGGTGCGCGAGCAGCTCGGCATGGTCTGA
- a CDS encoding DLW-39 family protein, whose protein sequence is MKKLLLLAAVAAVGYVAWQKYAQDRDERDLWAEVTDTFE, encoded by the coding sequence ATGAAGAAGCTCCTGCTCCTGGCCGCGGTCGCGGCTGTCGGCTACGTCGCCTGGCAGAAGTACGCGCAGGACCGCGACGAGCGGGACCTGTGGGCAGAGGTCACCGACACCTTCGAGTGA
- a CDS encoding cell division protein CrgA: MPESKPRKKATYTPPPTKASAPKPLPRWFLPVSLGLMILGLIWLVVTYLSPGAGYPVPGIGQWNLAIGFTIIIVGFGMLTRWR; the protein is encoded by the coding sequence GTGCCCGAGTCGAAGCCGCGCAAGAAGGCGACGTACACCCCGCCGCCGACGAAGGCGTCCGCGCCCAAGCCGCTGCCGCGCTGGTTCCTGCCCGTGTCACTGGGCCTGATGATCCTCGGCCTCATCTGGCTGGTGGTCACGTACCTGTCCCCCGGTGCCGGCTACCCGGTCCCCGGGATCGGCCAGTGGAACCTCGCCATCGGCTTCACGATCATCATCGTGGGCTTCGGCATGCTGACCCGCTGGCGCTGA
- a CDS encoding DUF3566 domain-containing protein, whose translation MTTTPTAAGAATTERPVPRTTAPVTGATARPTTGRIPTIGGGPRRVRLAISRVDPWSVMKLAFLLSVAIGIMIVVAAIVVWFTLDSLHVFTQIDDLVTQVVGTESPLDILAYVSFEKTVSAATLVGVIDVFLLTALATIGAFLYNIVAALVGGVHVTMTDE comes from the coding sequence ATGACCACGACGCCGACGGCAGCCGGTGCCGCCACCACCGAGCGCCCCGTCCCCCGGACGACGGCGCCCGTCACAGGTGCCACGGCGCGTCCCACGACGGGACGCATCCCCACGATCGGCGGTGGACCGCGCCGCGTGCGGCTCGCGATCTCCCGGGTCGACCCGTGGTCGGTCATGAAGCTCGCGTTCCTGCTGTCCGTCGCGATCGGCATCATGATCGTCGTCGCGGCGATCGTCGTGTGGTTCACGCTCGACAGCCTCCACGTGTTCACGCAGATCGACGACCTCGTCACGCAGGTCGTCGGCACCGAGAGCCCGCTGGACATCCTGGCGTACGTGTCGTTCGAGAAGACCGTCTCGGCTGCCACGCTGGTCGGCGTCATCGACGTCTTCCTGCTCACGGCGCTCGCGACCATCGGCGCGTTCCTCTACAACATCGTGGCGGCGCTCGTCGGCGGCGTGCACGTGACGATGACGGACGAGTGA
- a CDS encoding ATP-binding protein has product MDSRLDRLELTDEDAGLPVRLPPEGFAPVRRWALASTSQLRTLRHELADEIGGHAAGARQDLGSTPDKLVLIATELAANALTHGVPPTTVALSRTDEQWLLDVADHDPGSQPVYAGTRITGAGGLGLHLARQLSLKVGWYATDEAKNIWATFPAQ; this is encoded by the coding sequence GTGGACAGCAGGCTGGACCGACTGGAGCTGACGGACGAGGACGCAGGGCTGCCGGTGCGCCTCCCGCCCGAGGGGTTCGCGCCCGTGCGGCGCTGGGCGCTCGCATCGACCTCGCAGCTGCGCACGCTGCGGCACGAGCTCGCCGACGAGATCGGCGGCCACGCCGCGGGTGCCCGGCAGGACCTCGGGTCGACGCCCGACAAGCTGGTCCTCATCGCGACCGAGCTCGCGGCGAACGCCCTCACGCACGGGGTCCCGCCGACGACCGTGGCGCTGTCGCGGACGGACGAGCAGTGGCTCCTCGACGTGGCGGACCACGACCCGGGGTCGCAGCCGGTCTACGCCGGCACGCGCATCACCGGCGCCGGGGGACTGGGCCTGCACCTGGCGCGGCAGCTGTCGCTGAAGGTCGGCTGGTACGCCACGGACGAGGCCAAGAACATCTGGGCGACGTTCCCCGCGCAGTGA
- a CDS encoding peptidylprolyl isomerase — MFATIHTSAGDIRVELYENHTPRTVENFVGLAKGTIEWTDPSTGAPRTDPLYSGVVFHRVIPGFMIQGGDPLGTGRGGPGYQFDDEIHPELTFSEPYLLAMANAGKQLNPVTGKVGGTNGSQFFISVAPTTWLNGKHTIFGKVADEESRKVVDAIAAVRTRPGDRPVEDVTITSITVED, encoded by the coding sequence ATGTTCGCGACCATCCACACGTCCGCCGGTGACATCCGGGTCGAGCTCTACGAGAACCACACGCCGCGCACCGTCGAGAACTTCGTCGGGCTGGCGAAGGGCACCATCGAGTGGACCGACCCGTCCACCGGCGCGCCCCGCACGGACCCCCTGTACTCGGGCGTCGTCTTCCACCGGGTGATCCCCGGATTCATGATCCAGGGCGGGGACCCGCTCGGCACCGGCCGCGGCGGCCCGGGCTACCAGTTCGACGACGAGATCCACCCCGAGCTGACCTTCTCCGAGCCGTACCTGCTCGCCATGGCCAACGCCGGCAAGCAGCTCAACCCCGTGACCGGCAAGGTCGGCGGGACCAACGGCTCGCAGTTCTTCATCTCCGTCGCCCCGACGACGTGGCTGAACGGCAAGCACACGATCTTCGGCAAGGTCGCGGACGAGGAGAGCCGCAAGGTCGTCGACGCCATCGCCGCCGTGCGCACGCGTCCGGGCGACCGTCCGGTCGAGGACGTCACCATCACGTCGATCACGGTGGAGGACTGA
- a CDS encoding cold-shock protein, with product MTTGTVKWFNAEKGFGFISPSDGSADVFAHFSAIVSTGGFRTLEENQQVEFEVTQGPKGLQASDIRPL from the coding sequence ATGACCACCGGCACCGTGAAGTGGTTCAACGCGGAGAAGGGCTTCGGCTTCATCTCCCCCTCGGACGGCTCCGCCGACGTGTTCGCACACTTCAGCGCGATCGTCTCGACGGGCGGCTTCCGCACGCTCGAGGAGAACCAGCAGGTCGAGTTCGAGGTCACGCAGGGCCCCAAGGGCCTGCAGGCGTCGGACATCCGTCCGCTCTGA
- a CDS encoding rhomboid family intramembrane serine protease, with translation MAYVRCQRCGRPACPECQRPAPVGVHCVDCVAQAAQGARDGRTVLGGRVRGGRPVVTLTFIGLCAVSYLLQLTVPAWTSRWAFSPVAGSVEPWRFLTAAFLHSPGQVFHILFNMIALWMVGPYLESTLGRARFATLYLLSALGGSVGAVLLAPATGTWLTPMVGASGAVFGLFGAVLVVLRRMGRDAGPILGIIVLNGVLGFVLPGIAWQAHLGGLLVGALLGAAFAYAPRERRGLVGWAAPLVTLVVLVGATWSMYAAYGLA, from the coding sequence GTGGCCTACGTGCGGTGCCAGCGGTGCGGGCGCCCGGCGTGCCCGGAGTGCCAGCGCCCCGCACCGGTCGGCGTGCACTGCGTCGACTGCGTGGCGCAGGCGGCGCAGGGCGCGCGTGACGGGCGCACCGTCCTCGGTGGGCGCGTGCGCGGCGGGCGCCCCGTCGTCACGCTGACGTTCATCGGGCTGTGCGCGGTGTCGTACCTGCTGCAGCTGACCGTGCCGGCCTGGACGTCCCGGTGGGCGTTCAGCCCGGTGGCGGGCTCGGTGGAGCCGTGGCGCTTCCTGACGGCGGCGTTCCTGCACTCGCCGGGCCAGGTGTTCCACATCCTGTTCAACATGATCGCGCTGTGGATGGTGGGGCCGTACCTCGAGAGCACCCTCGGGCGTGCGCGGTTCGCGACGCTCTACCTGCTCAGCGCGCTCGGCGGCTCGGTGGGTGCCGTGCTGCTGGCACCCGCGACCGGCACGTGGCTGACGCCGATGGTCGGCGCCTCCGGGGCCGTGTTCGGCCTCTTCGGCGCGGTCCTGGTGGTGCTCCGCCGCATGGGACGCGACGCGGGACCCATCCTCGGCATCATCGTCCTCAACGGCGTGCTCGGCTTCGTGCTGCCGGGGATCGCCTGGCAGGCGCACCTCGGCGGGCTCCTCGTCGGAGCACTCCTGGGGGCCGCGTTCGCGTACGCCCCGCGGGAGCGGCGAGGGCTGGTGGGGTGGGCGGCACCGCTGGTGACGCTCGTCGTGCTGGTCGGCGCCACGTGGTCGATGTACGCCGCCTACGGGCTGGCGTGA
- a CDS encoding DUF881 domain-containing protein: MPENATPPSRGPRRRGLARGAGAVGLVLGMSGMLFTVNARSAGADDARHPQDLQELTQQQAATVERLSAEVDELRAEVEALTAEQNALAGRPEVAPDPGEVVAAGSSPVTGRGLVVSLDDAPVDTRRDDVNADLLVVHQQDIQSVMNALWAGGAEAMGLMDQRVVSTTGVQCQGNVLRLHGRMYSPPFVITVVGDPGQLRNALGEDPAVRSYVRDAGELGLGWEVEDRDSVELPAYSGATELSWAQVPDDVEVLPGLPAPAPTVPTDGGDDAKAGGPQPAAPVVTVPSSAPAGRRL; this comes from the coding sequence GTGCCCGAGAACGCCACCCCACCGAGCCGCGGACCGCGCCGCCGCGGTCTGGCTCGCGGCGCCGGTGCCGTGGGGCTCGTCCTGGGGATGTCCGGGATGCTCTTCACCGTCAACGCCCGCAGCGCCGGCGCGGACGACGCGCGGCACCCGCAGGACCTCCAGGAGCTCACGCAGCAGCAGGCGGCGACGGTCGAGCGGCTGTCCGCCGAGGTCGACGAGCTGCGGGCCGAGGTGGAGGCGCTCACCGCCGAGCAGAACGCGCTGGCGGGGCGTCCCGAGGTCGCCCCCGACCCCGGCGAGGTCGTCGCCGCCGGCTCGTCACCCGTCACCGGGCGCGGTCTCGTCGTCTCGCTCGACGACGCCCCGGTCGACACGCGGCGCGACGACGTCAACGCGGACCTGCTGGTCGTGCACCAGCAGGACATCCAGTCCGTCATGAACGCCCTGTGGGCCGGCGGGGCCGAGGCGATGGGCCTCATGGACCAGCGCGTCGTGTCGACGACCGGCGTGCAGTGCCAGGGCAACGTGCTGCGGCTGCACGGGCGCATGTACTCGCCGCCGTTCGTCATCACCGTCGTCGGGGACCCCGGTCAGCTCCGCAACGCGCTGGGGGAGGACCCCGCCGTCCGCAGCTACGTGCGCGACGCGGGGGAGCTCGGGCTGGGCTGGGAGGTCGAGGACCGCGACAGCGTCGAGCTGCCCGCGTACTCCGGCGCGACGGAGCTGTCCTGGGCGCAGGTGCCCGACGACGTCGAGGTGCTCCCCGGCCTGCCCGCCCCGGCGCCGACGGTGCCGACGGACGGCGGTGACGACGCGAAGGCCGGCGGGCCGCAGCCGGCCGCGCCCGTCGTCACCGTGCCGTCGTCCGCGCCCGCGGGGAGACGCCTGTGA